GCGAGGATCCCGATCGGCACGCTGAAGGCGAACAGCCACGGCCACGGCGCGACCGAGAGGATGCCGGCGGCGATCGAGGGGCCCGCGGCCGACGATCCGGCGACGATCAGCGTGTTGATGCCCATGCCGCGTCCCAGCATGGCGCGCGGATAGGTGAAGCGCACCAGCGCGGCGTTGACGCTCATGATGCCGGCGGCGCCCAGTCCCTGCGCCACGCGGGCGACGATCAACAGCGGCAGGCTGTCGACGAGCGCGCAGGCCAGCGACGCGGCCGTGAAGATGGCGAGTCCGACCTTGTAGACGCGCGCGTAGCCGAGGATGTCGCCCAGCGCCGACAGCGGCAGCAGCGCCACGGTGACGGCGATCTGGTAGGCGGTGACGATCCAGATCGCGGTCGCGGCGTCGACGCCAAGGTCGCGCGCCATCGCCGGCAGCGCCACGTTGGCGATCGCGGTGTTGAGCACGGACATCGACAGCGCCAGCGATGTCGTCGCCACCGCCCAGTGGCGGCGCGGCGTCGGCAGCCCGTCGGACGCCTCGTGCGGGGCCGGCGCCGTCACGATCCGCTCAGCCGCGGATCTCGCGCTTCATCGCCGTCTCGTAGACGCGGACCATGGCCGAGGTGTCGGAGCGGCCCAGCCCCATGCCGCGGGCCAGTCGCAGGAGGTTGTGCGTCTGCGCGCCCAGCGGCGCGGGCGCGCCGATCTCGTCCGCCAGCTCCAGCGCGAGGTGCATGTCCTTGTAGGCGAGGTCCATGGCGAAGGAGGGCTCGAACGTGCCCTTCAACGTGCGCTCCGCCATCGAGCGGTAGGCGTTGCTGTTGCCGCTGCTGTTGCTGATGACCTGGTGGAGCTTCACCGGGTCGATGCCGGCCATGACCCCGAGCATCAGGCCCTCGGCGCCGGCCGCCATGTTGCAGAACGCGATCATGTTGTTGACCAGCTTGGCGACGGTGCCGGAGCCGATCTCGCCCATGTGCAGCACGTTGGCGCCGAACGACTGCAGCAGCGGCAGCTGCGAGTCGAAGGCCGCCTTGTCGCCGCCGACCATGATCGCGATGGTCGCGTTCGTGGCGCCGACGACGCCGCCGGACACCGGCGCGTCGAGCATGGTGACGCCCTTGGACCTGAGCGCCTCGGCCAGCCGCTTCACGACCGCCGGCGAGTTGGTGCTGAGGTCGAAATACACCGTGCCCGGCCGCGCGCTTTCGGCGATGCCGCCGGCGCCCGTCACGACCGCCTCGACGTCCTTGGGCATGGGCAGCGAGGTCATCACGACGTCGGCGGTGGCGACCGCGTCGGCGACGCTGGCGGCGGCCTTGGCCCCGACCGCGACGCAGGCCTGCACGGCCGTCGGATTCATGTCGAACACCACCACCTCGTGGTTGGTCTTCTTGACGATGTTGCGGCACATCGGGCCGCCCATGCTGCCCACGCCGATGAACGCGATCTTCATGCTCTGGAACTCCCTGGGATGCCGCCGGCGCGCGCCGCCTATTTGCCCGTCCGGACCTTCACGTACGACCCGGCGCGTCCTCGATCGGCTTGAGGCCGCCCTTGGCGGGATCGCGCGCCGGCACCTTCGGCCCGCTCTGCGCCGACAGCCAGCGGTCCCAGTCGTGCCACCACGAGCCGGGATGCTCGGTCGCGCCGGCCTGCCACTCCTCGAGCGTCGGCGGGTTCTTCGCCGTGTCGTTGAGCCAGTGCTGGTACTTCTTCGCGCTCGGCGGATTGACGACGCCGGCGATATGGCCCGAACCGGCGAGCATGAAGCGCATCGGCCCGGAGAAGATCTGCGTCATCTTGTAGACCGAGCGCACCGGCGCGATGTGGTCCTCCTTGCCGGCCTGCACGTAGCAGGGGACCTTGATGGTGCGCAGGTCGATCGGCACGCCCTCGAGCTCGAGCGCGCCGGGCCTCACCAGCAGGTTCTTCTGGTACATGTTGCGCAGGTAGTAGCTGTGCATCGCCGCCGGCAGACGCGTCGAATCGGCGTTCCAGTAAAGCAGGTCGAAGCGCAGCGGGTCCTTGCCCATCAGGTAGTTGTTGACCACGAAAGACCAGATCAAGTCGTTGCTGCGCAGCATGTTGAACGTGGTCGCCATCTCGGCGCCGTCCATGTAGCCGCGCTTGTCGATCAGCGCCTCGATGTT
The genomic region above belongs to Rhodospirillales bacterium and contains:
- a CDS encoding NAD(P)-dependent oxidoreductase, producing the protein MKIAFIGVGSMGGPMCRNIVKKTNHEVVVFDMNPTAVQACVAVGAKAAASVADAVATADVVMTSLPMPKDVEAVVTGAGGIAESARPGTVYFDLSTNSPAVVKRLAEALRSKGVTMLDAPVSGGVVGATNATIAIMVGGDKAAFDSQLPLLQSFGANVLHMGEIGSGTVAKLVNNMIAFCNMAAGAEGLMLGVMAGIDPVKLHQVISNSSGNSNAYRSMAERTLKGTFEPSFAMDLAYKDMHLALELADEIGAPAPLGAQTHNLLRLARGMGLGRSDTSAMVRVYETAMKREIRG